One window from the genome of Carnobacteriaceae bacterium zg-84 encodes:
- the holA gene encoding DNA polymerase III subunit delta, whose amino-acid sequence MIQYQQYGRVGEKVQKVLSKIRKGQLEPVYFVQGTETYLMNLVKQTFLNDVLTQEERELNISIYNAQDTSLEYVVEDALSMPFFGEKKVILLEQPTFLLQEKTKSVTDGALETFLTYLEEPNQDTILVVLAPFDTVDNRKKVVKQLKKVAEYIDVNPLSEKETSHFIQDVILAEGYAIDKQVLALLLERVGYQLSLAMNEVDKLFLATMDTKKITKDSVLSLVPKHLENNVFTLVEAVLKKNVEQALLIYRELILQKEEPIKLLALLLGQFRLLMQVTILEKKGYQQQDIIKQLKQHPYRVQLAMKQSSAYHLKDMIVYYQILSETDYALKTNTTDKHLLLELALLKTMIQESENETENFTKTITRSF is encoded by the coding sequence ATGATACAATATCAACAATATGGAAGAGTAGGTGAGAAAGTGCAAAAAGTATTATCAAAGATTCGTAAAGGACAATTAGAACCGGTATACTTTGTTCAAGGTACAGAAACATATTTGATGAATTTAGTCAAACAAACATTTTTAAATGATGTGTTAACGCAAGAGGAAAGAGAGCTAAATATTTCTATTTATAATGCACAAGATACAAGTTTAGAATATGTTGTGGAAGATGCATTGAGCATGCCTTTTTTTGGAGAAAAGAAAGTTATTCTATTAGAGCAACCTACCTTTTTATTACAAGAAAAAACAAAATCTGTTACAGACGGAGCGTTAGAAACTTTTTTAACTTATTTAGAAGAACCAAATCAAGATACAATTTTAGTTGTTTTGGCTCCTTTTGATACAGTTGATAATCGTAAGAAAGTCGTAAAACAATTAAAAAAAGTTGCAGAATACATTGATGTTAATCCACTGTCTGAAAAAGAAACGTCACATTTTATACAAGATGTTATTTTAGCAGAAGGATATGCTATTGATAAACAGGTTTTGGCGTTGTTGTTAGAGAGAGTCGGTTATCAATTATCTTTAGCAATGAATGAAGTGGATAAACTATTTTTAGCAACAATGGATACAAAGAAAATCACAAAAGATAGTGTATTATCCCTAGTGCCTAAACATTTGGAAAATAATGTCTTTACACTTGTTGAGGCTGTTTTGAAAAAAAATGTGGAACAGGCATTATTGATTTATCGAGAACTGATTTTACAAAAAGAAGAACCGATTAAGTTACTTGCTTTATTATTAGGGCAGTTTCGATTGTTGATGCAAGTCACCATTTTAGAAAAAAAAGGCTATCAACAACAAGATATTATTAAACAATTAAAACAGCATCCATATCGTGTTCAACTAGCGATGAAACAGTCGAGTGCTTATCATTTAAAGGATATGATTGTTTATTATCAAATATTATCAGAAACGGATTATGCATTAAAAACAAACACAACGGATAAACACCTATTACTTGAATTAGCGTTGTTAAAAACAATGATACAGGAGTCAGAAAATGAAACAGAGAATTTTACAAAAACAATTACAAGGTCTTTTTAA